The genomic segment TGAGAAGAAACACAATATTGAAGACTGTGGATGGACATCAAAAGAATTTGCTTATGAGTGTACAATAAACCTTTTGACAGGCAAAACTCATCAGGTGAGTTAGTTGACACTTATCTCCTTAGTAAAACATGACACTCATCTGAATATGTTGGGATCATTCAATTGCTATGTTGAATGAAATTTTCAGATCCGGGCTCAGCTTGCAGCTTATGGGGCACCGTTGGTTGGTGACTCTATGTACATGCCAGCAGCTATAGCAGAAGTGATGAATCCTGAGATCAACCCTTATGGGAAAGCGAAGAAACATCACACAATGGAGGAGAATGATAAGGAAACCGCTGTTGCTGAATGGATTGATAGGCATGGGAAAGAACCGAAGGTAGGAATCGGTCTTCAAGCTTGCCAAATCTCATGggacgatgatgatggtgagcACTTCTATGAAGCTGGAACTCCATGGTGGAGGTGAAACACACGTCCTGATGTTGAGGACTTATCTAACCTTGCCGCGGTAAATGAGAGGTGAAGATACGCTTGTTTATTGAAActggtttttttataaaacaactTACTATTACATTACTCTCCTACTTTACTGAAGAATCAAGTAAGAAAGATATAAATTTGCGTCTTCCTTTTGTTTCAGGCATCAATCATATTTGGATTGAGCTCTGTGATAGAAAATGAAGTTCTTGTACCAAAAAGCTGATAGTCTCGGGGTTCTCTCTTGAGTTATGAAGTCGACGTGGTACATTCCGAACCGTATGGTATAACCAGATATCCACTCGAAGTTGTCAAGTAAAGACCAGGCAAAGTATCCTCTTACATCTGCCCCTTTCCTATTTTTCACCATCAGCTTTAGTGTTATAGAATTAAGACATATTTGAGTTATGTTTGAACTTGGAGCATTATTACCTCATAGCTCTTTTGACTGCATCTAAGTAGTTACTCATGAACTTCACTCTCCGGTAATCGTTTAACAATACTCCGGTATTGTTCTCACCAAAACCTGCAAATGTGATGAGATGATGAAACTTTCCTCAAAAACCGCTGAGACTAGTCTGGGCCACATGACTTACCGTTTTCAGTTACATACAATGGAATGTCTTTGTACCGCTCTGTTGCATACATCAACATCTCCTCCATTCCTTGAGGATAAGTAGAGAACCAATTTACTCCAGTCTGCATCATCATTACCAATAACAAAGAACTCAAAATAATGTTTCTGAAAAAACAGTTTTTACTTTCGATTGGTTTGTCTATATTACCGGTTCTCCTAAATGTAAACCGTCTTTAAGAGCGTTTGCATTAACGTAACCTTCAGCCCTCGAACCTCCTTTGCCTGGTTCACATGTGGAATGCAGACAATCTTTTGCATATCTGCTTGTATACTGATTAATCCCAATGAAGTCTAATTTATTACTAGAGCTTTTAAGATCATCCTTTGTGAATTCAGGAAGATCTTCGTTGAGTATTTCTTGCATTTCTTTTGGATATCTTCCAAACACAACCGGATCCAAGAACCTGCATTTTTTCATTCGATTCAAAACTTGAATATTCAACTATTTTGTTAAGATAGGAACTAGATTTTTAGAACTATTCCAACGTACCAAGTCACGAAGAAAGCCTGAGCTCTCTCAGTAGCTAATTTATCTGCTAAAGAATCACTAACTGGTTCAAACCAGATCGTGTTCATAACAATACCTATCTTCCCTCTTTGTTGTTCCTAAAAGAAACCATTCTTGTGTTAAACTGTTCTGAAATATCTAGTTCGTACGGTTGTTATTTTGATGTACCTGAAATTTCGTCCGATATAAGCTGACGGCGGCTAGATGTGAACGGATAATGTTGTGAGCTGCTACAACTGGCTCTATGTCAGAGTCGCCATGTGTGCAATTTCCAAAAGTCTTGGAACAACGTGAAGGCGGGTAAGTTCCTGTCCGGTAACCCAAAATAACTTGAACGTTTGGTTCGTTGAACGTAGTCCAAAATTTAACTCTATCCCCGAAGTGTCGGAAGCAAATCTCTGCGTAATGTTCGAAATCTTCCCTGAAGaacaattatttagttttcagtgTATTAGGTTACGTATCTACACGTAACATATGTGTTAGTGTGTTACGTATCTACACGTTAATGTGTGAATGCGTACCGGATTTGGGGATCTAGCCAACTTCCGTATCTAACTACGAGTTCTTGAGGAATGTCGTAATGTGTTAACGTGACAAATGGCTCCATCCCTGACAATGATTGTGCTaagtttggtttcttgattttgtttcaagaaaatctATGAATTAGTGTTTACCTCTTTTGAGAATAGCATTGATCATTCTGTTGTAATGATCAATACCACCCATGTTCACATCTCCAAATCTTCCCTCTGGACACACGAAAACGTTTTGATAAAGacttcatatattatatagagagattgaaaatattaaaaataaaaataaagaagaatctTACTTGGAAGAATCCGAGCCCATGATAAAGATAGTCGATAGCTATTAACTCCAAGATCTTCCATCAGATCCAAATCTTCCTGTTAAAGTGTAGAAATCACaatattaatttctttctttctaaagaCTTCTTTTTAGAGATGTGCATCGGAAAAGATACATGTATAGATTTACAGTTATGTACCGGGTATCGGTGATAATGGTCAACAGCGACTTTCCCCTGGCTTCCATCCGCGATTTTTCCTATAGAAAGATATATCAAGAAAGGTTTCATGTGGTGACTTGTGCAACAAGAAATGAAAGGAATCCATTAAAGTGTTTAACTTCTGCTTTCGAAAAAGCTTAATATCACAATACACAAAAGTGTTTTCATGAGTTCTAACCAGGGATGCTTGTGAAAACGTCCCAATTGCTTAGGTTTTTGCCGTCGGTTAAGTAAGCTCCTTCATACTGAATATATACCATAGAAGCAcacaaaaataatgttaaaaccCTTCCGGGGATTTTATACTGAGCACTAGAGGTATTCTAAGAACCTGGTAAGCAGAAGAAGCAGTGCCAAAGAGGAAGTTTTTTGGGAACACGAAGCTTTCTTCTGCGTTAATCTCTTTCAATAAGATATGATCTTCAAACCatattgatgaagatgatgatgagaccAAAGTTATCATGTTGAAGCATAGTAGCCCAAGTGGAAACTGAGAAAGGTACGTTGATGACTTGGTCTCCATTATTATTTCAGAaactatagatatatatatttttttttttgtgtgttcaaGATTAGAAGTTATATAGACAGAAGGGGAAAAATGAGTGGCTTTGTTCACTGTTCACCTTTTAGGTCGACAATGATATTTCACCTAACCAGATTACTAATGATTTGAAGAATTGAAATTTTTGACGGGGAAGAAGAATACAATATAGAATAAAAGATTTGAAggaccaataaaaatatttagtgtTGATGGAATTGATTTCGTTGATGGGTGTGAATGGGTCGCTTCGAAAGAAAATGACTTATGATTGCAAGAACCGACAACGATACTTTGTAAATTATTAGAACGGGACAAAGGTTGCTTATTgattagtagtatatatatatatcattcgcaaccattgttttcttcgatataatgaaaaaaacagTTGTTTCTTTCTGTTGAATTTGATTCTTTTTGGTGGGTATTGAAAGAGATTGAAAGAGATATGAAAAAGGTAGAAGAGAATCTCAcatttgataaaagaaaaatctagtAAACACAGTTTCATCGATAATATATAATGACAAGTACCACAAGAGTGGTTTAataaagtagtagtagtagcagtaGCACACACTTTGACAGTAGTCTCAAAACGCTAAAATGTTCGCTAGTGAATGATAAACAGAGAAAACGCTAAACCGccccaaacacaacaaaccgcttttttctttttggttccaGCAGAAGTCAATACCCGAACCTctttaccttttctttctcaagcctcttgttttttttggcccGTCCGCAAACAAACGCGGAAATGAGATTAAACGCAGAAAGGTGCGTTCTTGACTTCCTTTGGAGAATCTCAAAAGAACtataaaaccccaaaaaaacaaaataacacaaacattaCCATAAAACTCCTAAACCTCACTTTATAACTCCCATAGTACTCTGCataaacacaaaccaaaacataTCAAGAAGATGTGATTATTATCCGtataaagatgaaaatatagagaaatattGCGTACCTGAAAACATCGATCAGGCGCCTTCGCAGGCCAAAGCGGCTTTAATCCGCTCGACGGTGCATTTGATCAGACTATTGACTGTAGCAACTGAGCCGAGAGAGAGTTTAGCGGTTGGAACAGAGTCAACAAGTATCTGAAACGCAACTGTGAGCAGTGAACCACCATTGTTCccagtagtagtagtaaccaCTTCAAGATTAttcccttctcctcctcctcctcctcctccttcagcTCCGGATCCTCCAGCACCGGTACTAGCACTTCCTCCTCCAACTCTAGCAGAGCCATCAGGCAAAATAGCAAATCCTGATGGTAACAAAGCCACATAATCCGGATCACCACCACTTAGGACAACGTTCATAGCCATTATGTCGACTGGTGCATATATCACATACGATCCTGATGCGTCCGTACAGCTTTCTTGTAAGATCAACATGTTGCTCGTTCCTGAGTTcccactctgtttttttttttttttttcacaaaacaaaatctcagtAACTTTATGAACAAGCAAACTATTTGTTAAAGAGACTTATAGAACATTACTAACATTGACTCGGAGCAAGGAGACAGAGTTCCCAGGATCACGACCATTTGCAATATGAGCCATTTCTTGAACCAAGCCTCCATTGGAAAGTATATCCCACTGCAAAGTTgaacacaaaaccctaaaataaacatcatttaaaccctaagttgaataaaaatattttgatttgatgtttaCCTCGCTTCTTGAGTTTTCATCTCTGAGGAAATCAAACACTCGTTTGGGTGCAACAGGGATCCAGAAAGAAGTAGCAGCGCTCAGAACAATGCCCGGTGGTCTTCCTGGATCATCCATGCTCTTACGGGTCATGACCCTGACGTCGTCGGAGCCTGTGGTTGACAATGTAGTCCAGGCGTGTGCAGTCGACGCGCCGACTCCGCTACAGAAGCTCATCACCATCCTCTCAGCTAGTTTCAGCATGCTCTTCCTCCCCTCAGCACTCGTTATCACTTTCGTAATTATCACAAAATTGCAGGaactaaataagtaaataatatttttgcagATTAAGCgcataatttaaaaattgatcAATATGGTCCCCAGAGCAATCTGATTACTTACCGGAAAGATCACCGGCTGGAATGTTGCTAGCCATCGAACTAGCGAGCCGCTCGCATTGACGGTCAAGTGTAGCCACCCAACGTTTCGCACCGAATGCTAAACCGGTATTAACCAACGGTTTATACATGTTGTGGACCGATCTATCATCCACCTCAGTATGCTCTACCCATGTCACCTtcaacaacaattaaaaaaaaaaacaactcaaacTCTACACCTTATATACTTCATGAAGTATTAATTTAGACCTTATAAGTTTACCTTGGAATAACCATTCTGCAATTCTTGAATCAGACAACCAGAGggtcttcttctgcttctaGTGATAGGACTTGGTCTTAGGCTATCCAATGAGACATCAACAACTGCCCAAATCCCATCACTGTGCTGTTTACAGTACCTCACAAAGTAGTTCTCACGTGTTGGGACCAGTGGTGATGGGACTTGGAACTCTGCTGTCATCTtttacataaccaaaaaacaaagatcagaCACATGAGAAATAGATTACTATATGGTTTGGAATAATAGCTTGTAAAGCAAGTAACCAGTTAAATAGGTTTCAAAGTCTCATACCACTTGTAGTGCTCCATTGTAGTTCCCTGCAACGCCGGTTGAGAGAACTTCTAGAGTCAATGCTCTCGATACAATCCCACAGAACACACTAGACCATTGATTCTATACAGAGAAAGAAGATCAAAAGTATCAATTAGAAGTTAGAAcatttattaaagttttaagaGATCAGAGGTAAGGAAACAGATTAATACCACATCCATTAGAATCTCAATGAGATTAATATGATTCATGATAACAACCGTGGACTCTCTTGAAGCTTCTGATCTCAAACCCATAGGTTTAGGTCCAATTCCTCTAGGGAACGTTCTAAAATACTCTTCTTCATTCAGAATCTCAACCGAATTTTCGTTCGAAACCCACAATGGATCACCAGTTTGAGCCATTCTCACAAGCTCCTCCATGGCAGCAACAGCTAACTCGACAATCATAGGCTTATCAGCCTCAGATGGGATAGAAACCGACCTCAAAATGTCGCTTGTTCCATACATTTCCCCTACAAAACCAGCCTGGCTGTTGCTATTATTGCCAAAGTTCCCAACTTCAAGATCAAGCGAGCGTGAGGGAATATGGTGTGAAGAAGTGAGCTGAGGGAAAGGCGAGGAGTTAGCCATTAGTGGCTTCCCTACGTATTTAGCAGCTATGGCTGAGATTCTATCGATCTCTTCGCGTAGACGCGCGTTTTCGATCCTTAAATGCTGTTCATCGAATGACATTTCTCCTATAGCCGCAGGACCGCCACAGTTTGGACAGGTTGCGTTGCTCAGAGCATCCTTGTACCTATTGTTCTCTGCTCGGAGCTTGTCATTTTCTGACTTCAGAATCTGGTTCTCGTGCCTCTCATGTTGTGCCTATGAAAATtcacattttcttctttatgtttGGTTTCATCAATAGATTATAACATATCAAATGgggatatataaaaaaaaaaacttcctaaGTCTTGGAGCTACACAATAAAATTAGCAAACTATAAATGTGTTTTAAAGGCTTCATAAATAATTATCTAATAAATCTAATGAACATAATGAGTTAATAATCAACACTAGCCTTATATATACCTTCATTTGGGTGCGTTTGTTTTGGAACCAAAACTTGACTTGAAGTGGTTCTAAACTTAGCTCACGACTCAGCTCTTTTCTTTGCTTATCGTCTGGATGAGGACATTCCTTGAAGAACCTATAAGATAGAaccaaacatacaaacaaacataaaccctaaatcccaaaaaacattaattaacaatattcTCAAgtgggattttttttcttacgacTCAAGCTCTTGAATCTGGCGCTGCGTGTGACGGTGGTAACGCTTCTTTTTGTTGGGACGCTGATTAGGAtcttgaagctcttcttctaGAGGATTCTCCATGGTAACTTCTGCACCGGACTTAGTCTCGAAATCTTCTTGGCTTCCAGTAATACCCAAATCGTTTTCGGAGTTTTTCGGGGTCATCTCGAACATATGATGATGAGACTCGAACATGTTTGGATGATACATGATGATAATGGATGCCTATTGATTTTGAAGGTTTTGAAGCTCTTGGTTCTTCCTTCAAATCTTCAAGATGATTATCTAAATCATTTTCGTTGATTCATCTCGATCTTTCTAGTCCAAGTATCTCCCACTGtccaaaatcaaagatcaaaatggtcacgtttatatatatgaaaagaggAAAGATCAATGTAGAAACGGAAGATAATCTTGGCTTATGGAAAGTAATCTTCTGTATATTATGAAACTATACTTGCctttaatagatatatttatacgGTCTTTTTCACATTTCATAAGTAACCGAAAAGCAAAAGATTGgtctttttctctatttctgATGGTTATTTATACCTATACGCTTGTATTAGCATATGTATTCATCTTATCAAAAAGGGTATGAATATAAATGCACCCACTACGTGACATAACCTCGTTGCATAAAAAATACAAGTTATCGGGAAATTCAATTAAGAAATGTGACACGAATATTAGGATGAATATTTAATTAAGCATAATGTTCAataatatagaagaaaaattagAGAGAAATTGAAGTAATTAAAAGACTAAATTTAAGCAATATCTATAAACAATAGCGATAGAATCAATCTTGAAAGTCACAAGACTGAGCACATCATCGGATCCACAAGAAAACGCAGAGgtagacaaaagaagaaacggATGACGAGATTGTCGATCTATaggaaaccctaattctctaTTAGCtaacataaaatacaaaaattcattTGGTTTTACTTACTTTTTAGAGTGAATCCCAAATCGATATTAGTATTTGGGTAAGCCAAGCTCGAgttgatgaaacaaaaaaaaaaaaattgaaagccTAGTAGACAGATCTCttgcttttggtttttgaagtgttggtttggtttcttgaagTTTTAGATCGAATTTAATGATATTTCCTCTCTCTTCTACATAAAAAGCCAGTGAGATAGAGATATTCCAAGAAAAAACGTTTTATCTTTAAGTTAAAAGTtaaggttttcttttttcacgCGGTAAAATTGACCTTGGTCTTAgtgtaatgaaaaaaatatcgTTTTCACTAAAACTTATATAGATAGagaggaaagaaaaacaaaaactaattaattaaaaaatgtgtaGATTATATATAGAGTTAATTAAAGAGTTGACATAAGTCAATGGCCTTCTTTCACACAACTACGAAGGAAAATTTCGTCAAACTGAAACCCCCATTTACACTTCTAACTCCAAAGaggtttaattttttggtaacGCTTATTTTTAGATcgtgacaaaaagaaaaa from the Camelina sativa cultivar DH55 chromosome 12, Cs, whole genome shotgun sequence genome contains:
- the LOC104731360 gene encoding beta-glucosidase 47, which codes for METKSSTYLSQFPLGLLCFNMITLVSSSSSSIWFEDHILLKEINAEESFVFPKNFLFGTASSAYQYEGAYLTDGKNLSNWDVFTSIPGKIADGSQGKVAVDHYHRYPEDLDLMEDLGVNSYRLSLSWARILPKGRFGDVNMGGIDHYNRMINAILKRGMEPFVTLTHYDIPQELVVRYGSWLDPQIREDFEHYAEICFRHFGDRVKFWTTFNEPNVQVILGYRTGTYPPSRCSKTFGNCTHGDSDIEPVVAAHNIIRSHLAAVSLYRTKFQEQQRGKIGIVMNTIWFEPVSDSLADKLATERAQAFFVTWFLDPVVFGRYPKEMQEILNEDLPEFTKDDLKSSSNKLDFIGINQYTSRYAKDCLHSTCEPGKGGSRAEGYVNANALKDGLHLGEPTGVNWFSTYPQGMEEMLMYATERYKDIPLYVTENGFGENNTGVLLNDYRRVKFMSNYLDAVKRAMRKGADVRGYFAWSLLDNFEWISGYTIRFGMYHVDFITQERTPRLSAFWYKNFIFYHRAQSKYD
- the LOC104731362 gene encoding homeobox-leucine zipper protein MERISTEM L1-like, which produces MYHPNMFESHHHMFEMTPKNSENDLGITGSQEDFETKSGAEVTMENPLEEELQDPNQRPNKKKRYHRHTQRQIQELESFFKECPHPDDKQRKELSRELSLEPLQVKFWFQNKRTQMKAQHERHENQILKSENDKLRAENNRYKDALSNATCPNCGGPAAIGEMSFDEQHLRIENARLREEIDRISAIAAKYVGKPLMANSSPFPQLTSSHHIPSRSLDLEVGNFGNNSNSQAGFVGEMYGTSDILRSVSIPSEADKPMIVELAVAAMEELVRMAQTGDPLWVSNENSVEILNEEEYFRTFPRGIGPKPMGLRSEASRESTVVIMNHINLIEILMDVNQWSSVFCGIVSRALTLEVLSTGVAGNYNGALQVMTAEFQVPSPLVPTRENYFVRYCKQHSDGIWAVVDVSLDSLRPSPITRSRRRPSGCLIQELQNGYSKVTWVEHTEVDDRSVHNMYKPLVNTGLAFGAKRWVATLDRQCERLASSMASNIPAGDLSVITSAEGRKSMLKLAERMVMSFCSGVGASTAHAWTTLSTTGSDDVRVMTRKSMDDPGRPPGIVLSAATSFWIPVAPKRVFDFLRDENSRSEWDILSNGGLVQEMAHIANGRDPGNSVSLLRVNSGNSGTSNMLILQESCTDASGSYVIYAPVDIMAMNVVLSGGDPDYVALLPSGFAILPDGSARVGGGSASTGAGGSGAEGGGGGGGEGNNLEVVTTTTGNNGGSLLTVAFQILVDSVPTAKLSLGSVATVNSLIKCTVERIKAALACEGA